Part of the uncultured Methanobrevibacter sp. genome, AAATAGCTGATGGGGGAATTTTATGATTTTATTAATAGATAACTATGACAGCTTTTCATATAATTTATATCAATTAATCGGACAGGTAAATAAGGATATTGTAGTTTATAGAAATGATAAAATAACTACTAATGAAATTAAAGATTTAAATCCCGAAGCTATTATTTTATCTCCAGGACCTGGAAGACCGGAAGATGCTGGAATATGTGTTGATGTTGTAAAAGAATTCTATGATAAAATCCCTATTTTGGGAGTTTGTCTTGGTCATCAGGTAATATGTGTTGCATTTGGAGGAGAAGTGTCATATGCAAGTAAATTAATGCATGGAAAATCATCTCTAATCAGATTAGATGATGATTCAATATTTAAAGATTTAAATAATGAGATTACTGTTGGAAGATATCATTCTTTAAGTTTAGTTGAAGACACATTACCTGAAGAGTTAAAAATAATTTCTCAGACAATTGACAATAAGGATGTTATGGCTGTTAAACATGAAAAATATAATGTTTATGGTCTTCAGTTCCATCCAGAATCTATATTAACACCTGATGGACTTAAAATAATTGAAAATTTCACAAATAAAATTAAGGAGGATAATTAAAATGATTAAAGAAGCTATTTTGAAAGTTGTAAATGGGAATAACTTAACTGCTGATGAAGCTTATGAAACAATGGATGAGATAATGTCTGGTGAAGCTAGTGAAGTTCAGATGAGTGCTTATTTGACTGCTTTATCAATGAAAGGTGAAACTATTGAAGAAATTACAGCTTCTGCAAAAGCTATGAGGGCACATTGTGTAAAACTGTTAAATGATAAGGAAGTATTGGAGATTGTTGGAACAGGTGGTGATGGATCCAATAGTTTTAACATATCAACAACTTCTTCAATTGTAATTTCTGCAGCAGGAGTTCCAGTAGCTAAACATGGAAACAGGTCTGCATCAAGTAAATGTGGTGCTGCCGATGTTTTAGAAGCATTAGGTGTTAATATTTACATTGAACCTGAAAAAAGTTTAGAAATATTAAAAGAAATTAATTTATGTTTCTTATTTGCTCAGAATTATCATTTAGCTATGAAGTTTGTAGCTGGAGTCAGAAAGGAATTGTCTATAAAAACAATTTTCAATATTTTAGGACCACTAACAAATCCTGCAGGAGCTTCAATGCAGGTATTGGGGGTTTATGATGATGCACTTACAAAACCACTTTGTGAAGTTCTTAAAAATTTAGGTGTTAAATCTGCATTATCTGTATATGGGCAGGATGGATTAGATGAAATCTCAGTTAGTGATAAAACATCTATTTGTGAACTTAAAGATGGTGAGTTAAAATGTTATGAAATTGCACCTGAAGATTTTGGAATGGAAAGGTGTTCCAAGGAAGATATTGTAGGTGGGGACCCTCAAGAAAATGCACAAATTACATTATCTATTTTAAATGGTGAAAAAGGACCTAAAAGGAATGCTGTTGTTTTAAATTCAGCAGCTGCATTATATGTTGCTGGTAAGGTAAATTCTCTTGAAGAAGGTGTTAAATTAGCTGGTGAAATTATTGATTCTGGTAAGGCTAAAGAACAACTTGAAAAATTCATTAAATACACAAACAGTTGATTATAATGTTGGATAAAATAGTTGAAAAAACAAAGAAAAGAGTAGATGATGCTAAAAAGATTAATTCTTTAGATAGGCTTAAATTTAAATTACTTAATAAGGATGTTCGTCTGAATTATCCTTTTAAAAAAGCTTTAAGTGGTGATGATATTAGTATTATTGCTGAAGTTAAAAAAGCATCTCCATCTAAAGGTTTAATTGCAGAGGATTTTGATTATGTAGCTATTGCAAAAGAATATGAAAAAGCAGGGGCTTCAGCTATTTCAGTTTTGACAGAACCTTATTTTTTTCAAGGGTCTGATGATTATTTAAAAGAAATAACTGAAAATGTTAGAATTCCAGTACTTAGAAAAGATTTTGTTGTTGATGAGTATATGGTTTATGAAGCTAAATTACTTGGTGCTTCTGCAGTATTATTAATTGTAGCTATTTTATCTGATGAACAGTTGGAAACATGTTTAACTGTAGCTCGAGTTTTAGGAATGTCTGCTGTTGTTGAAGCTCATGATGAAACAGAAATTAAAAGGGCAATTGATGCTGGAGCAGATATTATTGGAGTTAATAATAGAAATTTAAAAGATTTCAGTGTTGATATTGAAAATAGTATTCGTCTACGAGGATGTGTTGGTGAAGATATTATATTTATTTCTGAAAGTGGTATCAAAACAAAAGAAGATGTTGCTAGATTAAAAGAAAATAATGTTGATGCAGTTTTAATTGGTGAAACTTTAATGAAAGCAGAGGATAAAGAAGCTATGATTAAGGAGTTGAAGAATGGTTAAAATTAAAATCTGCGGACTTAAAAGATTGGAAGATATTGACATTGTAAATAACTATAATCCAGATTATATAGGTTTTGTCTTTGCTGAAAGTAAAAGAAAAATAAGTCACAGCCTTGCAAAACAAATGAAAGAAAAACTTTCTAAAAATATTCAAAGTACAGGTGTTTTTGTAAATGCTGATTCTCAAGAAATTCTAAAACTTTATAGTGATAATGTAATTGACATAGCACAGCTTCATGGAAATGAAAATGAAGAATATATTAAAAATCTAAAAGAAAAAACAGATTACAAACTAAAGATTATTAAAGCTATTGAAATGTCTGAAGATGTTGATTTACATAAATATGATAATTCATTAGCTGATTATTTATTGCTTGATAGTGGGAAAGGTTCTGGTCAAAGGTTTGACTGGCGTCTGATTAAAGAAGATTTAAAAAAAGAATTCTTTTTAGCAGGTGGATTAAATAGTGAAAATATTTCCCAAGCTATTAAAGAATTTAAACCATATGCTATTGATTTAAGCAGTGGTGTGGAAACAGACGGATTTAAAGATGAGAAAAAAATAAAAAAAGTCATGGAGGCTAAAAACATGAACAACGGAAGATATGGGGAGTATGGTGGACAATACATCTCTGAAACATTAATGAATGAGTTAATTTACTTGGAAGAACAATATTATCACTACATGAATGATCCAGAATTCGTAGAAGAATTAAATACACTTCTAAAAGAATATGCTGGAAGACCTTCTTTATTATACTATGCGAAACGAATGACAGAAGATTTGGGTGGAGCTAAGATTTATCTGAAGCGTGAAGATTTAAATCACACTGGAGCTCACAAAATCAACAATGTACTTGGTCAAGTATTATTAGCTAAGAAAATGGGGAAAACAAGAGTAATAGCAGAAACAGGAGCAGGTCAACATGGAGTAGCTACTGCAACAGCAGCTGCACTTTTAGACATGGAATGTGAAGTATATATGGGAGAGTTAGACACTCAACGTCAGGCACTAAATGTTTATAGGATGGAATTACTTGGAGCAAAAGTTCATCCAGTAAAATCAGGAACAAAAACATTAAAAGATGCAGTAAATGATGCATTTAGAGATTGGATTGGAAGAGTTCATGATACAAATTATGTAATTGGATCTACAATGGGTCCTCATCCATTTCCAATGATAGTTAGGGATTTCCAGGCAGTAATAAGTGCTGAAGCTCGTGAACAATTCTTAGAAAAAGAAGGTAAACTTCCAAATGCAGTTTTAGCTTGTGTTGGTGGAGGAAGTAATGCAATGGGAGCATTTTACAACTTCATTGATGATGAAAAAGTTAAATTAATTGGATGTGAAGCAGGAGGTCAGGGAATAGACACTCCATACCATGCAGCAGCCTTAACTAAAGGACAAATCGGAATTTTCCATGGAATGAAATCAATATTTAATCAGGGAGAATACGGACAAATATCAGAAGTATACTCAGTTTCAGCAGGTTTAGACTATCCTGGAGTAGGGCCGGAACACGCACACTTAAGAGATATTAAAAGAGCAGAATATGTTCCAATTACAGATGAAGAAGCAGTAAATGCTTTCGAATATTTATCAAAAACAGAAGGAATTATTCCAGCTATTGAAAGTGCACATGCAGTAGCATACGCTATGAAAATAGCACCAAAAATGGATAAAGATGAAATTATAATGATATGTCTTTCAGGAAGAGGAGATAAAGATGTTGCATCAATTGCAAAATATAGGGGAGTTGAATTAAATGAGTAAAATAGCAAATGCATTTAAACATGAAAAAGCATTTATCGGATTTTTAACTGCAGGAGATCCAACAGTTGAAAAAACAGTAGAATATATTTTGGCAATGGAAGAAGCAGGCTGTGATTTAATAGAAATTGGAATTCCATTTTCCGATCCCATGGCTGAAGGAGTTGTAATTCAAGACGCAAACATAAGAGCATTAAAAAACAATACAACAACTGATGATGTATTTGAAATAGTTAAAAAAGTCCGTCAAAAAACAGACATTCCATTAATATTTTTAACATACATCAATCCGGTTTTCTTCTACGGGTATGAAAAATTCTTTAAAAAATGTGGAGAATTAGGAATTGATGGAATTATTTCACCAGACTTACCTTACGAAGAAAAAGGAGAAATTGCAGATATAGCAGCAGATAATAATGTTGATGTTATTTCACTAATTGCTCCAACCTCAAAAGAAAGAATTCAAAAAATAGCTAGTGATGCAACAGGATTTATCTATGTTGTTTCTTCATTAGGCGTAACTGGAATGCGTAGTGAAATAAAAACCGACTTGGAATCTATTTTAACTGATATTCGTGCAGTTAGCGACCTGCCCCTAGCAGTTGGATTTGGTATTAACACACCTGAACAAGCATCCAACATAGGAAAAATAGCTGATGGAGTAATTGTAGGCAGTGCCATTGTAAAAATCATTGAAGAACATGGTGAAAATGCAACAGAACCACTAAAAGAATATGTATCAGCTATGAAAAAAGCATGCAATGAATAAAATAAAGGGAAATATAATCTTTTTCCTTTATTGTACAAATTTTTTAAAAAATCAGAAAAAAAGATAGTTATAAAACTAAATATCATATTTTGTTAAAATCAATCAAAATATTAATTGAAGAGAGATTTTGTGTTTTTATGCTTATTAATGATTTTATCTCTCTTTATATTTAAGTTTATTTTCTAATTTTAACTTATTTCCAATAAAATTTTTTCATATAATTATTTTAAAAAAATAAACAATAATTTACTAAAATTAGACAAAATAAATAAGTTTAACGAAAGTTTAATTTAAAATAAAAAAGAAAAAAATTTGAGAGTTTTAGGACACTCCCTAAATTTTATTTTATCAGAAGAAATTTACTAAATTGCAGTAAATTACAGACAATTAATAAAAAAGCCCAGACCATGAAAATATATAAAATATTAAAAATGTAAATCCTAAGCAAATATAATTTGCATATCTGCAATAATCCCAATAATTTTTAAATTCTGTTAAGTCCCATGGGAGTATTTTATTCCAGAAATCAATGTATAATGTCATTGTGAATAAAATGAATGCGATTATCGTCATGATTACCAGATAAATTATGGGCGTATGAGAAATCCCTGTAATATATTCATTTATCACATAAAAAGATGATCCGACTGAGGCAAATCCGCAGATAGATCCTCCTTCACAAGTAAGTATATTGATAAATCTTCGTAGTTTTACGGGGTCTGGGTCTTCTTCAAATTTGGGTTCAAACATTTTCCAGTATTTTTTTCTTCGGATGAATATGAAAGTTGTTGTATATATTATGGGAAAAGCTATACAAAACCCTGGCAATGTTGCGTTTAATCCTATAAGAACTATTAAAAAGCAAGTGGGGGTGCTAAGTCCTCTTGTTAGGTTTTCTAATGCATATCCATCAAATGAAAATTTGTCTGGTCTGATTTTACAATATAAATTGTAATGTCTGTCTATTTTTTTTAGGAATATTTTAAATATCCATTCAGGTATCCAAAAACTGATTCCAATTACAAATACTGGAATAAAATATTCATAATTCTGTCTAAAAGTCATCATAACTGAAAGGAAAAGGTAAAAGAATGTTACAATTATAATTTGAAATATAACATTTATTTTCCTTTCTTTATCAGTTAACTCATCAATAGAATAATGAAATGTAAAAGTTTTTATAAATCTAACCATTTTTAAACATCCTTATTTAAAATGATAAATAAAATATTAAATTTTATTTTATCAGATGAAATTTGCTAAAATTACAGTAAATTACAAACAATTAAAACATTAGTATCACATTATATTAAAATATTAAAAATGTAAATCCTAAGCAAATACCATTTGCAACAGTACAATAATTCCAATAGTTTTTAAATTCTGTTAAGTCCCATGGGAGTATTTTATTCCAGAAATCAATGTATAATGTCATTGTGAATAAAATGAATGCGATTATTGTCAGTATTACCAGATAAATTATTGGTGTATGAGAAATCCCCATAATATATTCATTTATCAAATAAAAAGAAGATCCCACAGACATCATTCCACAAATCACTCCTCCTTCGCCAGAAAATATGTTGATAAATTTTCGTAGTTTTATGGGGTCTGGGTCTTCTTCAAATTTGGGTTCAAACATTTTCCAGTATTTTTTTCTTCGGAGGAATATGAAAATTACTGTATAGATCATGGAAAAAGCTACACAAAACCCTGGTAATGTTGCTTTTATTGCTATAAAAAAGATTAAAAATGATGAAGAAACACTAATTCCTCTTATTAAATTTTCTAATGCATATCCATCAAATGAAAATTTATCTGGCCTGATTTTATCATATACATTGTAATATTTGTCTATTTTTTTTAGGAATATTTTAAATATCCATTCAGGTATCCAAAAACTGATTCCTATTATAAATATTGGAATAAAATATTCATAATTCTGTCTAAAAGTCATCATAACTGAAAGGAAAAAGTAAAAAAATGTTACAATAATAATTTGAAATATAACATTTATTTTCCTTTCTTTATCAGTTAACAAATCAATAGAATGATGATATATGAACGTTTTTATAAATCTAACCATTATTCTTCTCCCCAAATATCATCCATTACTTTATTGGATGCTGTTTTTAACATGTTAACTGGATTTTCAACATTCACATACCATAAACCTTCAGCTATTGCATGATTTAACTTAGTATTCTTACTATGTCTAACAAAATAATTCACTGCATTACTACCTGCTTTACCAACAATAACATCAGCACCAACACCAAGCCATGCATTTCTATCCATTGGATTTTTAAATATCCCATTAGACCATAAGCTTGATCCTACTTTAAGTGCAATTGCAGCCATTGCAAATTCTGGAAACGCAATTGTAAATCCTATGATTGCAACAGAGACTCCAACATCCAATGTAAAAGACAACATGGTTTTTGCTCGTTCATCCCATCCTAATTGGTCACAAATGTATCCTGCCATATCATCAGGTGATTTAATAACATTATATACATTTATTAAATTGTCACAAAAAGCTCCAATATCTAAAAATGAAAAATTACTGAGATATACTCCTCCATTTTGAGTTTGATTCATCGAAATATCCGGCCTAATTAAACTACCTACACTACCCCTAATTAGATTAAAGATTAATGTTGCAGAATCATCAGATAATCCTAATGTAAGATTACTTGATGAAATATTGCAATACATGTTTTTATCATTAATCAAACCATTAATAACTTCTTTAACACCACAAGTACTATTTCCTCCATGTAAATACATTACATATTCTTCTAATACACTAGCTTTTAGATAATAATCATTATTTGCCTTATAAGATGCAAAGTTATCTCCTTTAAAATCTAATGTATCTTTATCATCAAAATTTACACCATCTAATCCTATGTTGGTTCTTGTCATTCCTGTAGATCCACCAAATCTAAACCATGTTACATAGTAAGTTTCACTTATTTCATCTGCTAATTTATCAGATAACCACCTATATGCAAGATTTGTTAGGTATGCATTGTATGCAACATATTCTGCTTGTGTATTAAAATTATCATGGTTTAAGTTTTGTGCTAAAACATCATCAGTTACTTTAATATTTTCAATATTTAAAAAGCTTTCTACTGTTTCATAACCTAAATTGGAATTCCAATTCATACTTTTTAATTTATTATCATAATTAGTATCACCATACCTTAAAGTTTTAACACTAATTGAATTTATTTTACTCCAATATCCTGGATTTATGATAGTTAAGTCTGTAGTTATGCTATTATAGAATTTATAATTAGAATTAAACCCTAAATTAGTTAAGAATGTTTTTGTAGTTTGAGTTGTTAACTCTGATGTAAAATAAAATGTAGCAACAGAAATTTCATTTTGCATCAATGTTACATTTTCTATTTGTTTACTGAAGTATTTTTTACCATCATATATTGCATCAAAACGTGTTATATTATTCTTTTTATAACCATAATATTTAATTAAAACATACCTTCCATCACTGAACAATGAAAATCCACTACAATTAACTTCAGAATCAGAGTTAATAATTTGAATGGAATTAGTATTGGTTAATGAAATGAAATATAATTTATTATAATCTAGTTTAGTAACTTCTGTAGCAGTATAATCATAGCCAAATTTGTATATTTGGTTATTTTTGTATATTCCTATTTCTCGACCATAAGGTACTAAATAATCTTTATTATTATGTCTTATGGAAGTTTTCAAAGACATGTTTACAGTATAAATAATATTTGGACTATATGAAACATTTAACAATAAATATTTCAAACAAGAATCATATTTATTATCATTATTAAAATTACAAAAAACATTATATTTTCCTTTATCTAAATTTATTTTTAGTTTAAACACTCCATTGTTGTCTGTTGTCTTAGTATATGTTACACCATTAACTTGTATATGGCATGTAGCATTAGCAATTGGATTTCTAATACTATCTCTAAGAATACATGTTAAATATTCTCCTTTTTCATGAACTACAGTGTCTAGTACTTCAATATCTGTGCTAATATTATTGGATACTACATAAATAGTAGATGAACCATAACTATCTAAATATTCGTTATCATCTTTAAATTGATAGAATATTTTGTATAGTCCTGGATTTAAATTAATAATTGTACTGATAATTCCTTTGTTGTTTGTTGTTTTTTCAAATGTTTTTATAAGATTAAAGTGAGAATCCAATATCTTAAATTGAACTAATTTATTAGATAATACTTTGTTATTTGATGATAACGTGATTGTGAAATTTTCTCCACTATTTATTATCAAGTCATTTCCAGTTATTTTTGTTTTATTTTTAATAAATAATTCTGCATTGCTTATTACTGAATTATAATATTTATTTCCATTAAAAATACAAACAACATTATATTTTCCATTTGTTAAGTTAAGATTAATTGATACAAAACCAGCATTGTTTGTTTTTAAATTGTATTGTTTATTATTTATTTTTAATAGGATTATTTGGTTTGGAAGTGGATTTTCATAGTGATCTTTTAGATATAATTTAAAAGGATTTCCTTCAGAAATTACATTACTTGTAATTATGATTGGTTGTGTCTTGTTTACATTTAACATTTGATTTTTTTCTATTGCAGAATATTTCCCCTCATTTTTAAATGTTGCAGTTATTTTATATGTTCCCAATATTAACTTAACATCAAAATCAACATATCCCCATAAATCAGTTTTTCCAGTGTAAAGTTTTCCTAAAACAGACAAGAAAACAGTTTTATTGAACAATCCGAAACCTTGATTATCAGTTAGTTTTAGAGAAATGGTCGAATAACCATAATTTTGATTAATATTTGTAAATTCAAGTTCAACGTGAGAATTAGAAGTGAAATTAGGATTCATAATATCTGCACTACCAGAATTTAAGTAATTAAATGTGAAATTTATGTATTGTATTGGATATTGTTTAATTGGCCCATTATAAGTTAAACTAGTGCTTGTTAAGTTGGAATATAAATTTCCTTGGGAAAATTCAGTTATAGTATTTGTTTTCCAATTATTTACAAATCCAAATGAATTTCTATAACTGGATGTGTCTGCAACGTACCACCAATCACCTATTAAAACTTGACTCCATACATGATTAAAGTTTGCTGAAGAAAATTGGACTTTTCCTGAATTATATTTAACTGGTATATTACATGCTCTACAAAGTGCAACAAACAAATTAGTTTTATCAACATAATTTCCTTTATTATTATCTAAAACATAATCTACACCTCGTTTAATAGGATAATAACCTTCATAAGGTATGTTTTGAACATAAACATATAATGCTATAGTTTTATCTAAGGTGGAGCTCATGTGATTTACTAAGTTATTCGCTAAGTTTTCTATTCTTTGTGTAATTTCACAATCAGTATCATTAGCTAAATATAATTCTAAATTAGTATCATAATTATATTCATTCAGTCCTTTACCAAACTGAGTAATTTCACTTAAATCATCAAAATTAATATAACTGTAGTT contains:
- the trpD gene encoding anthranilate phosphoribosyltransferase is translated as MIKEAILKVVNGNNLTADEAYETMDEIMSGEASEVQMSAYLTALSMKGETIEEITASAKAMRAHCVKLLNDKEVLEIVGTGGDGSNSFNISTTSSIVISAAGVPVAKHGNRSASSKCGAADVLEALGVNIYIEPEKSLEILKEINLCFLFAQNYHLAMKFVAGVRKELSIKTIFNILGPLTNPAGASMQVLGVYDDALTKPLCEVLKNLGVKSALSVYGQDGLDEISVSDKTSICELKDGELKCYEIAPEDFGMERCSKEDIVGGDPQENAQITLSILNGEKGPKRNAVVLNSAAALYVAGKVNSLEEGVKLAGEIIDSGKAKEQLEKFIKYTNS
- the trpC gene encoding indole-3-glycerol phosphate synthase TrpC — translated: MLDKIVEKTKKRVDDAKKINSLDRLKFKLLNKDVRLNYPFKKALSGDDISIIAEVKKASPSKGLIAEDFDYVAIAKEYEKAGASAISVLTEPYFFQGSDDYLKEITENVRIPVLRKDFVVDEYMVYEAKLLGASAVLLIVAILSDEQLETCLTVARVLGMSAVVEAHDETEIKRAIDAGADIIGVNNRNLKDFSVDIENSIRLRGCVGEDIIFISESGIKTKEDVARLKENNVDAVLIGETLMKAEDKEAMIKELKNG
- the trpB gene encoding tryptophan synthase subunit beta, with the protein product MNNGRYGEYGGQYISETLMNELIYLEEQYYHYMNDPEFVEELNTLLKEYAGRPSLLYYAKRMTEDLGGAKIYLKREDLNHTGAHKINNVLGQVLLAKKMGKTRVIAETGAGQHGVATATAAALLDMECEVYMGELDTQRQALNVYRMELLGAKVHPVKSGTKTLKDAVNDAFRDWIGRVHDTNYVIGSTMGPHPFPMIVRDFQAVISAEAREQFLEKEGKLPNAVLACVGGGSNAMGAFYNFIDDEKVKLIGCEAGGQGIDTPYHAAALTKGQIGIFHGMKSIFNQGEYGQISEVYSVSAGLDYPGVGPEHAHLRDIKRAEYVPITDEEAVNAFEYLSKTEGIIPAIESAHAVAYAMKIAPKMDKDEIIMICLSGRGDKDVASIAKYRGVELNE
- the trpA gene encoding tryptophan synthase subunit alpha; the protein is MSKIANAFKHEKAFIGFLTAGDPTVEKTVEYILAMEEAGCDLIEIGIPFSDPMAEGVVIQDANIRALKNNTTTDDVFEIVKKVRQKTDIPLIFLTYINPVFFYGYEKFFKKCGELGIDGIISPDLPYEEKGEIADIAADNNVDVISLIAPTSKERIQKIASDATGFIYVVSSLGVTGMRSEIKTDLESILTDIRAVSDLPLAVGFGINTPEQASNIGKIADGVIVGSAIVKIIEEHGENATEPLKEYVSAMKKACNE
- a CDS encoding aminodeoxychorismate/anthranilate synthase component II — encoded protein: MILLIDNYDSFSYNLYQLIGQVNKDIVVYRNDKITTNEIKDLNPEAIILSPGPGRPEDAGICVDVVKEFYDKIPILGVCLGHQVICVAFGGEVSYASKLMHGKSSLIRLDDDSIFKDLNNEITVGRYHSLSLVEDTLPEELKIISQTIDNKDVMAVKHEKYNVYGLQFHPESILTPDGLKIIENFTNKIKEDN